From a single Anaerolineales bacterium genomic region:
- the gntE gene encoding guanitoxin biosynthesis PLP-dependent transaminase GntE, with protein sequence MFGSKTQSLQQRAQKVAPLGVNSNFRFWGDGITPYVEKAKGSHLWDVDGKKYIDYRMAFGPIILGHAYDEVDQKVIEEIQKGILFAMTGELEVEVAEMIVEMSPAIDMVRLACSGTEATMHAIRVARAFTGRDIILKFEGNYHGFHDHTLWSTYSPVDAYGNRRSPIPVPASSGIPKSMREFIITLPFNDFEGFERVMRSYGEQIAAVITEPCQGNCAAINPQDGFLELIRKKTEEYGCVFILDEVKTGFRIANGGAQEYYRITPDLVTYAKALGNGYPIAAFGGKKEIMSIIGHGVAQGGTYTNNKPGVAGAYATLNLLKTKPILKTIEQRGQRLMDGLKEIFEENNIPAVFTGYPAMFSFSLNTESVTCQRDWAQSDHELYLELADKAIARGVMPDHDAREPWFMCYEHSDADIDETLNVYAEIVKEVKQ encoded by the coding sequence ATGTTTGGCTCGAAGACGCAGTCGTTGCAACAGCGCGCGCAGAAGGTGGCGCCGTTGGGGGTTAATTCCAATTTTCGTTTTTGGGGGGATGGCATCACGCCCTACGTGGAGAAGGCAAAAGGTTCCCATTTGTGGGATGTGGACGGAAAGAAATATATTGACTATCGCATGGCATTCGGTCCCATCATTTTGGGACACGCGTATGACGAAGTGGATCAAAAGGTCATTGAAGAAATACAAAAGGGAATTCTGTTCGCCATGACAGGCGAACTCGAAGTGGAAGTGGCAGAGATGATCGTGGAGATGTCTCCGGCCATCGACATGGTGCGCCTTGCCTGTTCCGGCACCGAAGCCACCATGCATGCCATCCGTGTGGCGCGCGCCTTCACCGGGCGCGACATCATCCTGAAGTTCGAGGGCAATTATCACGGCTTTCACGACCACACTTTGTGGTCCACCTATTCACCGGTGGACGCGTATGGCAACCGCCGTAGTCCGATCCCTGTGCCCGCCTCATCAGGCATTCCAAAGTCGATGCGCGAATTCATCATCACTCTGCCGTTCAACGATTTTGAAGGCTTCGAGCGTGTCATGCGCTCCTACGGCGAGCAGATCGCGGCGGTCATCACCGAGCCGTGTCAGGGCAATTGCGCCGCCATCAATCCGCAGGACGGCTTCCTTGAATTGATCCGCAAAAAGACCGAAGAATACGGCTGTGTCTTCATTTTGGATGAAGTGAAGACGGGCTTCCGCATTGCGAACGGCGGCGCACAGGAATACTACCGCATCACCCCGGACCTTGTGACGTATGCCAAAGCCCTCGGCAACGGCTACCCGATCGCCGCCTTCGGTGGAAAGAAAGAGATCATGTCCATTATTGGACATGGCGTGGCGCAGGGCGGAACCTACACCAACAACAAACCCGGTGTGGCAGGCGCGTATGCGACCTTGAACCTGCTCAAAACCAAGCCCATTCTCAAGACCATCGAACAGCGCGGACAGCGCCTGATGGACGGCTTGAAGGAGATATTCGAAGAGAACAACATCCCCGCTGTGTTCACGGGCTACCCTGCCATGTTCTCTTTCTCGTTGAACACTGAGTCTGTCACCTGCCAGCGTGACTGGGCGCAGAGCGATCACGAACTCTATCTGGAACTCGCCGATAAAGCCATCGCGCGCGGCGTCATGCCCGACCACGATGCCCGCGAACCGTGGTTCATGTGCTACGAACACTCCGATGCCGACATCGATGAGACCTTGAACGTCTATGCCGAGATCGTGAAGGAAGTGAAGCAGTAA
- a CDS encoding aminotransferase class III-fold pyridoxal phosphate-dependent enzyme, with amino-acid sequence MTKLSAQEIVDLNKEYTFFSWSAQGAVNPIPVTHAEGVYFYSADGKRYLDFASQLVNTNVGHQHPKVVKAIQDQAAVLTFASPGAATEPRGLLGKKLAEITPGDLKKTFFTLGGAEANENAIKIARQYTGRHKILARYRSYHGATHGAIALTGDYRRLAAEPAISGVVHFLDPYCYRCPFGWTKETCHRECISHVEEVIQHEGPDQIAAIILEGVTGTNGLIIPPDEYWSRMRKICDKYGILLISDEVMSGWGRTGEWFAVDNWKVTPDIITTAKGITAGYVPLGAVIVREHIAKHFDDHTLVAGLTYNGHALACATALATIEAYEEDKIFENARKVGKYLGKRLEELKAKHPSVGDVRYIGMFSALELVKNRETKEPLDITALKNFLISNGVYVFNFKNILFVVPPLVITEEQLDEGLNLLDEGLAELMDKMAV; translated from the coding sequence ATGACTAAACTATCTGCCCAGGAAATCGTTGACCTGAACAAGGAATACACCTTTTTCTCATGGAGCGCGCAGGGAGCGGTCAACCCCATCCCTGTGACCCATGCGGAAGGCGTGTATTTCTACAGCGCCGACGGAAAACGCTATCTCGATTTTGCATCCCAATTAGTGAACACCAATGTCGGACACCAGCATCCCAAAGTGGTGAAAGCCATCCAAGACCAAGCCGCCGTGCTGACCTTTGCCAGCCCGGGCGCCGCCACCGAGCCGCGCGGTCTGCTCGGCAAAAAACTGGCGGAGATCACCCCCGGCGACCTGAAAAAGACCTTCTTCACCCTTGGCGGTGCGGAAGCGAACGAGAACGCCATCAAGATCGCCCGTCAATACACGGGCAGGCACAAGATATTAGCGCGTTATCGTTCTTATCACGGGGCGACGCATGGCGCGATCGCGCTGACCGGCGATTATCGCCGTCTCGCCGCCGAGCCTGCCATTTCGGGCGTTGTCCACTTTCTCGACCCGTATTGCTACCGCTGTCCCTTTGGCTGGACGAAGGAGACCTGTCATCGCGAGTGCATCAGCCACGTGGAGGAGGTCATCCAGCACGAAGGTCCCGACCAGATCGCGGCGATCATCCTCGAAGGTGTGACAGGCACGAATGGACTTATCATCCCGCCCGATGAATACTGGTCCCGCATGAGGAAGATTTGTGACAAGTATGGCATCCTGCTCATCTCGGACGAAGTGATGAGCGGTTGGGGGCGCACCGGTGAATGGTTTGCTGTGGATAACTGGAAGGTCACACCCGACATCATCACCACTGCCAAAGGTATTACAGCGGGATATGTTCCGCTTGGCGCGGTCATCGTGCGTGAACATATCGCCAAACATTTCGATGACCATACCCTTGTCGCCGGGTTGACGTATAACGGTCACGCGCTGGCTTGCGCCACCGCGCTTGCCACCATCGAAGCATACGAAGAAGACAAGATATTCGAAAACGCTCGCAAGGTTGGGAAGTATCTCGGCAAGCGACTGGAAGAACTAAAAGCCAAACATCCGTCCGTGGGAGATGTGCGCTACATCGGTATGTTCTCCGCGCTGGAGTTGGTGAAGAACCGCGAAACAAAAGAGCCGCTCGATATTACCGCGCTTAAGAACTTCCTCATTTCCAATGGTGTGTACGTTTTTAATTTCAAGAATATTTTGTTCGTCGTCCCGCCGCTGGTGATCACGGAAGAGCAATTGGACGAAGGCTTGAATCTGCTGGACGAGGGGCTGGCGGAATTGATGGATAAGATGGCTGTCTAA
- a CDS encoding Lrp/AsnC family transcriptional regulator — translation MYEFDKIDIKIVNLLLEDGRMSASEISRRLGDISERAIRYRIDRMIDEGVIQISAVVNPESLGYTIKADVWLEVESDMILEVAKKMASFENVTYVACGIGQNDISIQVVSKDTSEVYYFVTEVIRKVPGVRKTTTSIVPIVLKDVYQWRIPERIAKETTDNENA, via the coding sequence ATGTATGAATTCGACAAAATAGATATAAAAATTGTCAATTTACTCCTCGAAGATGGGCGTATGTCCGCTTCGGAGATTTCGCGCCGCCTGGGAGATATCTCCGAGCGCGCCATCCGTTACCGCATCGACCGCATGATCGACGAAGGGGTCATCCAGATCAGCGCGGTGGTCAACCCCGAGTCACTGGGGTACACCATCAAGGCGGATGTCTGGCTGGAGGTCGAATCGGACATGATCCTGGAGGTCGCCAAGAAGATGGCGTCGTTCGAGAACGTCACCTATGTGGCGTGCGGCATCGGTCAGAACGATATCAGCATCCAGGTGGTGTCGAAGGACACATCCGAGGTCTATTATTTCGTAACGGAGGTGATACGCAAGGTGCCGGGGGTCCGCAAGACCACGACCTCCATCGTACCGATCGTTTTAAAGGATGTATATCAGTGGAGGATTCCTGAAAGAATTGCGAAGGAAACAACCGATAACGAAAACGCATAA